In Petrotoga sibirica DSM 13575, the genomic window TAACGCGGGCCAGGATTTCCTAAACCTATTACCAAATTTCTCACTTTTTATTCTTCCTTCATATCTTGTGCTGATTTTTCTTGGATTACTTCAGGTTCGGTTATTTCTTCTTCTTGCGTTTCTTCAGTCACTTCTGCAGCTTTCGGTTCAACTACACTAATGACAAGTTCTTCGTCTTCAAGAAGTGATTCTGCACTTTTTGGAAGAAGATTTTTAATATCTGAAACGGATAAAGATTCACCTAGTTTTAACGCAGAGATATCCACCTTTATTGAATCAACGATATCTGAGGGGAGAATAGCTACAGGTATTTCATGAACGTAGGTGTTTAAATACCCGCCTTGCGTAACTCCAAGAGGTTCTCCTTCAAATTCTAAAGGTATTCTCAAATGCATTTTTCTTCCTTCTTCTGGAACATAAAAATCTACATGAATAGGCTGGTCAGATACTTTATGCCTTTGAACAGATTTTACGAAGCAAGTAATTTTTTCTTCGCTATCTTCTCCCTTTACATTAAGTTCAATCAAAGTAGTCTCAGAAACTTTTTCTAACATACT contains:
- a CDS encoding 50S ribosomal protein L25 — its product is MATVFKMDVNRRDSSIKAKKFRNEKLIPAEVYGPALKENKHINIPYKELESMLEKVSETTLIELNVKGEDSEEKITCFVKSVQRHKVSDQPIHVDFYVPEEGRKMHLRIPLEFEGEPLGVTQGGYLNTYVHEIPVAILPSDIVDSIKVDISALKLGESLSVSDIKNLLPKSAESLLEDEELVISVVEPKAAEVTEETQEEEITEPEVIQEKSAQDMKEE